Within the Mastacembelus armatus chromosome 23, fMasArm1.2, whole genome shotgun sequence genome, the region tctttaaatgttaacTGTGAGCACACTGGACTTTATTCTCATACACTGCCCTGCTGCCGCTAAAGCTCACTACAGACCAAACGTGGATTCATCCGCCGCTGAAACTAGTCCCCAACTAATGggctgtttcctcctgtttgtttgattaaaagccacagtgagcagctgctgtaGGACATTACTGACagggtttaaaaataaaaatatatatttgaagattttcattGACGGGTCAATCTGTGGATTTTGGTttagcagaaagaaaaacatgacgGTGTAAAGTAAGTCCATTTAATCTACGTTTTCCTGTCCACAGGTTCATAAAAAATATCGGAGTAAATAAAATCatagaaaagattaaaaagacAGTCAAGAGGAatacaaataaatcaaaccTACATGTAATCAAACTTAAGGAACACTGTAGTTTGTGTTGTATAGAAAATATCCGGCCAGCCCTGAGCCTTTTGACCAGCGACTGACATACCGTCTGTCTTTTCCTGTTGTCAATGAGACCTCGTGTCTCGGTGCATGCTGGGAGATCCATGGAGATCAGAATAAACGCTGATGCTTGGCTCTGAGGTTTGTGTTGGAGCTGCAGAGCTGATGGAGGCTGCAGAGGCTTGTTGCCTAGCAACGAGAGTAGAGGATGAACCGTGCGTAGAGGGTGCAGCAGGCGGTTCAGTATCACCGTCAACACATGATAAGGACTCAGGgaatcaataaaatatatttgtcagaTAGAAAAAGGTGAACCTGACCTGTTTTGACTGACTGTCTGCAGCACTGGGTCCTAAATGTTATATCTTCTTGTTCCAGGTGGTTTCTCCCAGTTCTCCCACCTGTTTCCTGGTCTGTGTGAGGGGAAGTCCACTCTGGTTCCCTCCTGCATCTCTCAGCCCTGTCTGCCCGTCACAAACGTTGGGCCAACCCGCATCCTGCCTCACCTGTACCTGGGCTGCCAGAGAGACGTGCTCAACAAGGTATCTCAGAGTCTGTAGGCCGTCTGTCGACTGCAGAACCAGGGTTCTGTAGATTAGATTTGTTAGAGTTTTTCTGAgacacttttgttttgttcctctCATCAACATTGAGTCTGAGCTTCAAACTGTGTTCATGCATCTGAGGCTGTTGAGCTTGTGGTAGTGAGGCACAAACCTCGACGTTACCATGTAATGCTGTCAGATGTTTTCTCCAGAAACCATCCTGACTCTCTTCTGGTTCCTCGTTTGTAGAGGTTCAAATGGTTTGACACACTTGGTGGTTTTGTTATTGCAGGTTCCCAGCAAAAGTCTCTCTCCTTGTTCCTTGATGTACATCTATGTTCTTTCTGTCTCCGGCTGTTTTCTCTCTAGGACCTGATGCAGCAGAACGACATCGCCTACGTCCTGAACGCCAGTAACACCTGCCCCAAACCAGACTTCATCCCAGAGTCTCACTTCCTCAGAGTCCCTGTTAATGACTCCTTCTGTGAGAAGATCCTGCCCTGGCTGGACAGATCGGTTGAGTTCATAGGTCAGCACACTCAGCAAACTCTACGAGGACAAAGCTCCTTTAGGAGGTACAGGAATGTGAGCTGATATGAACTGACAGGCTGTTGGTGTATTTCAGAGAAGGCGAAAGCGTCCAACGCTCGAGTGCTGGTCCACTGTCTGGCTGGGATCTCTCGTTCCGCCACCATCGCCATCGCCTACATCATGAAGAGGATGGACATGTCATTGGATGAGGCGTACAGGTGGGAGTCATTAACACCGTCTCGCCTGTGAGACACGGTTTTAAGTCTGAACTGAGGTTTGAAAGTTTGCGGCTGTGCATTTTAGgatcctgcagcagctggttcAGTTGGTGGTAGATGTCATTCTTCACCTTTTTACTTTTCCCAGTGAGCAAAGTGCATGTTGTCAAGGACAGAAAGCCCAAAACCTTTTCCTTTCACTCTCCCGGAACCTTTCAGCAGCTTTTCGATCAGTCAAAGATCATATCTTCCCACTGCACTGTGATCTTCAGTGTGGTCCGAGTTCAGATTCCTGTCAAACAGTTAATCTGTCTTCGTGTCTCTGCTGATTTAAAAACTCTGCATGATTCACACTAATGAGcagcttcctgttttgtttgtttttctgctttaggTTTGTGAAGGAGAAGAGGCCGACCATCTCTCCCAACTTCAACTTCCTGGGTCAGCTGCTGGACTTTGAGAAGAAGATAAAGAGTCCTCACGGTACGGAAACTAAACTGAGGTCCCTCCATCATCAGGAGCCGAGCTGCGAGGTTCCCGCTCCACCGGAGGTCCTAGAGGCTCCAGCCTGTCCGGAGGCCCCCGTGGGCCCCGGCCTGTCCCAGCTGGAGCCCCTCACCCTGCCCTGTGTTTTAGCCGACGCCCCCGAGGAGCGTCTGCTGGCTCAGGCTCTGAGTGGCCTGCAGCTCCCGGACGAACCTGAAGACAACACCCGGCTGAAGCgatccttctccctggacatcAAGTCGTATGGCGAGTCTGGCGGGAGCGCTGCTCACAGAGTGTTCGTCCCTCACGGGGGATCAGGAGACGCTGCCGAGTACTACAAACCATCTGGCTTCAAAGAGTCCACCAGTAAACCCTGCCAGTTCTCCCCAGTGGAGGAGGTCTCAGAGCAGTCCACTCCAGAACACAGCCCTGACAAGGAGGAGGCCAATGGACCCGAGCGAGTGGCGCCGCCGGCCTCCAACAGCTTCACCAAACCTCCACCTGCTGCTCCGAGCTGTTCGCACGAGCTGCACAGGAGCGGCAGCATGGAGGAGAACACCACCAGCTTCCTGTTTGGCCTCTCTCGCAGCCAGCAGCATCTGGCCAAACCGGGATCCGGCGGCGCCCTGAAAGGCTGGCACTCCGACATCCTGCTGGGCCCCGTCACcgtctccacctcctctctggCTGGCGGCTGGTACCTCTCGTCCGACTCCGCGCGTTTCTACTCCACCTCCATCCTGAGCAGCGGCGGAGGCTTCACGGCCTACGGTTGCGGCCATGGCCTAGAGGCGGTACGGCGGCGCAGCCGGCAGAGGACGGGCGACCGCGGAGACTCGAGGAGGAGCTGGCATGAGGAGAGCAGCTTTGAGAAGCAGCTGAAACGGCGAAGCTGTCAGATGGAGTTTGGGGACGGGATCACGGACAGCAGGTCCAGAGAGGACATGGGGAAGGTGGGGAGTCAGTCGAGCTTCTCCGGCAGCATGGAGGTCATCGAGGTCTCCTGAAACTGCTCCGAGACCTTGTTAGACCTTTTGGGTCAGGACTCCTGCGACTCCTCTGGTGTCAGGTGCTGTAAGGGTTGTGGAGGAACAGGCAGCATCGCAGGCGCCGAGTCCGCAGACTGAAGAAACAGGAGGCGGGATCAGTGCGAGCTGCAGCCTTTCACACTGCACGTGGCTCTGATGGTTTTTCAGGAAATCAGGTCTTAGATTAGAGGACGAGACTATTATGTGTCCACACCAGACTGAATGGAGAGAGCACTGCGGTCTGCTACAGAGTGGTGCATTATGGGTTGGTTTTAGCCTGAATGTGGCTAGGCTAACaggattctgtgtgtgtgtgtgtgtgtgtgtgtgtgtgtgtgtgtgtgtaaagtgagTCTGTTGAGCCAGTCCAGTTTAACCTGCAGTTTCTGACACTGGTGAAAGTTGTGTGGGGGGACCAGAGGAATCAGAACAGCAGGTCCAGAGCCAGCTGAcaacattaaaaagacaaagagccAACCcctgcagtttgtgctgctgttagaCTGGACTGTTCTACTGGGCTGGTTCTGGGGTTTGGGCCGTCTCAGGCTAAGTAACAGAACCATGTCAGTGAACACcgtccaacagcagcacagactgcAGAGACACTACAGACACGTGGGCCCGTCTCAGCTCCCATCCTCACCCTCACCCATCTCAGGTGTCTGGAACAGACGAGGGGCAGGAATCAAAACCTGGTGGATTTGAAAGAGGCTGGGACTCTTGTAGAGCGCGAGATCACACATCTCCACAGTTAACGTGGAAAACGGGTTTGATTTCAAGCGTATAAATCAATAACACGCTCCAGTGACAGTGTGACTTCGATACCTTCTGGTTGCTGGTCTGCTTCACTGTGCTGGTCTCCTTCCCTCCATGTTTACCTGTGGAAtcacctgaacacacctggtttGAATTTACTGTGCAGCCTGTGCTTACAGCAGTATTTCTCTGCAGGGCCCATTTCTTTCTAACCAGACAGACGTAGATACAGACACAATGAGACACAGCATGAGTGAAACTGGTGCAGGCCTTAGTGCCTGGGGGGTccctttgtgttttcatctgtcCACAGCTGGATCCAGACAAGAGGCAGAGCATTGATGGAGAATAAACCATTAAAAGAAAGAATTCATTGTCGGTTGAATTATTTCTTCAGTTATGAGTCGATGTCTGCTCACAGCCAGATGTTTGCACTGATGTTCCAACAGGCAAACGCAGGGGGCGCTGTCGCGGTGCACGCTGTCCAGTCTTCAGAGCAGGTGAAGGTGAAACATTTCCAGGTACGGCAGGAACAGTTTGTGACGTCACCTGCACCTGGAAATGTGAAAGCAGGAACGCCGCGTCCAGTCGCGCCCAGTCTCAGGGTCAACAGAAGGTCATTTTAAAGGTCACAGCGTGGGAAACGGTGCGAGACAGAGGCTGACCTTCATCTGTAAAACCAGCAGTGCTGAAAGGCcacagcgccccctgctgggCGAAGAACAGTTTCAACATGACCTGACGACTTAGACTGCCAGTGTCAATTAGATGGTTACTGCCAAGACATGATCTTAGTGAACACCTGCAACTGAAAACAAGAGAAATGGACTTCTGGCTTTTTATCTAATGAATCTTTTATTTCCCTGGTCTGCCATTGTAACAATATATTCAGATAGAAACAAGCAAAAATCAGAAAAGCCGTAATTATTCATCTTAAAGGCTGAAAATTGAAAGGACAAATCTCATTCGAGCTTGATGGAATAATTGTCTTTTGTTGAATAACTGAGGCAAAGTGGTgttggaaggtgtgtgtgccCCCTGAGCTGTGTCGTGTCCGGCCTGCAGGGGGCGTCCTTCCATTTGCCCTGTGTTCCCTCAGTATTGACTGTCAGGCGCTCACGGCTCCGACTTATTCGGATCATTTACAGGATGGATTCGGTTCTTTATCCCGCAGAGGTCAACACACTTTAAATCTTCTCACCTGGATTTTTATGATTTAACACGCGGGAAGTGCTCGAGTTAGGTCTGATGAGCGCTGATCTGCACAAATCAATAATAACCTAATTAAAGAGGAGTCGATCGATAATCAGTTGTGATCTGTAAATGTTGGTCTCACCTTAGAACAAATGAAAAGGATCTACAGGTAAAGACGATGAATagatatatacaaaaatatatgaaagGAGCAAAGTGCCTGAGACAGACCAGAGACTAATAGTCACtgtaatgataataaataataatagtgtCAACTTTATTCATACAACAGATTTTAAATAATAAGCCAAGAAAagaaagtaacaaaacaaaccGAAGGGAACAGGCTgtaaaaataagtgaaaataagtgaaaataaacGAACTTCATGTTTCCAGGTTTGTAATTTATTGTAATTCATTTGCAGGACGGAGGACGGGGCGTGTCCCTGCAGCTGGGCCGCCTGTCAGTCCGCACTCCGGGCCCGGACCTGCaggtttgtgctgcagcttttcCACTCGATTCAAAGTCAAGTGTAGTTTCGTCGGAGCCGCAGCTCGAACAAACTTCTGGACCCGAACCGCGGCTGAGTTTGTGGGATCTAAAGCGTTCGAGCAGACGGAGCCGAGTGTGTTTGTGCCATGTTCTTCTAACGGTACCGGGTCGTCGGGCGACGCGCACACCTGCAGGTGAGCCTTTAATTCAACCCCCCCGAGACAAACACGACCCGCTAGTCTTTCTGGGCTTTCTCGTGAATTCTCGGCTCAGTTCGGTTCATTAGACATTTCTTGTGATTATTTTTCCGCATGTTCGGGGAAAATGTGAAATCAAACCGCGTCAACTTGATCTGCCGCTGTGCTCTGCGGTGTTTGCGAGCACAGACCAGACCGCGTTGGGAAAAATGGGATTAATGTGAAGTCGTAACCATTTcgacacaaaaacacaccaaactCCGGCTCAGTAAAGTTGTGGGTCGCACCTTTAATTCGGCATAGATGTCTGACTCCACAGTCGCTTCATACTAATGTAAGTTTGATTTTATGGCCACTTCTCAGGTTGTTCCATATGTCATATTCCGGCTGCTGTGAACCAAAGCCAAGTTTTACTGAGCTGATGACTAGAGCACATTTTACCGAACACAACTGCACCCAAACAGTCCAGTCCACGTCTAATTCTGCCTTTGGTACCGGCCTGCTGATTCGCCTTAAATCGGTAGAACTTTTAGAGGAGTTTGGCATGCCTGCCCTTAAGTTGGCTGTATTTTGAGTGGGATTTGGCACATTGTGTGAGTAAAACTGAAGGTGACGGCATCTGGAGTCACAGCCTGGAGGAAAAACACCTGGTTGCATTTGGATGGACACGGACGTCGCCGCACAGGTGCGTGATGCGGCCCCGGCAACAGGCGCCGTCCCCGGCTGTGTGTCCGGGGCCGCCCGGTGTGTCGCCGGTGTGTCGGGGCAAACAAAGGCTTCTCTGGGCCTCGGGGTTGTTCCTCTAACTTCATGTGTTGAATcgtttatttctttaaaaggcTCGTTCGAAACGTTTCGTGTCAGAAGAGACCGGATATCCCCGGCAGGTGTGACAGTTAATGGGAGCAGCTCATTAATTTTCCCTCCTGTGACCTCTCCTGGTAATTGGTGTTCTGAGGACTTCCGGTCTCAAGTGAGCTAACCTGGTCACCCCACATAAAAATATAACGCGGAATCAGGACTCGGTTTGGCCCGTTTTATGAATGAGACGCTCGGCTCACTGAAATGTTTGTTGATATCATTTGACCTTTTCAGACATTAAAACCACAGGAAGTGTTACCTTTACACTCAGACCTGACAGATGATCTGATCCCCAAAGACTCACCTGCCCTCACACCATGGGTGTACCACAGAATTAGTGTAGACAGAGACATAAAGTGACCACATGGAGACTCGGAGACACGATGAGACTCTGAGACACTCGTAGTGACCACAGGGAGACTCGGAGACACGATGAGACTCTGAGACACTCGTAGTGACCACAGGGAGACTCGGAGACACGATGAGACTCTGAGACACTCGTAGCGACCACAGGGAGACTCGGAGACACGATGAGACTCTGAGACACTCGTAGCGACCACAGGGAGACTCGGAGACACGATGAGACTCTGAGACACTCGTAGCGACCACAGGGAGACTCGGAGACACGATGAGACTCTGAGACACTCGTAGCGACCACAGGGAGACTCGGAGACACGATGAGACTCTGAGACATTCGTAGCGACCACAGCTGAGGTGACTGTTAATGAATCTCAGATGTGCTTGTGCAGTTTGGTTTTTACAGAAGCTTGAACTGAATGTTTGGACAGAAGTCAAGGGGAGTCTGTGAAAGTTGAAACTCTAAGATACAGCGGTTGTACCTGTCGGGTGCTGTGAACTCACTTTTTGCGGTTTAATCTGGAGGTCAAAGGTTGTCAGGCTCCAGTGCTGAGAACGCCTGAAGCACCTTTGAGCCGAGTCTGTTGTGTAATcgttgctgtttttctgcagctatGTCCCATTTTAGAGTTTCCTCTCAGGGCCGGATTGTGGATTAAAGTGCACAGCTGGTCCTGGGTCAGTTTTCTGCTGGGACTCTCAGGCTGCTGTGGTCCCGGGGGAACGAGGGAGGCTATTTCTGGACGATTCCCAGCTCTCAGGGCCTCTGCTgggga harbors:
- the dusp16 gene encoding dual specificity protein phosphatase 16; protein product: MSGRPVSRCGPGMLRPGAVRPIGAEALVALLEGGLDRVVLIDSRPFVDYNAAHILEAVNVNCSKLMKRRLQQDKIQIAELLQHSAKKKLQLQGDQEVVVYDQSSSDPAALSSESFLSVLLVKLERSFPSVHLLSGGFSQFSHLFPGLCEGKSTLVPSCISQPCLPVTNVGPTRILPHLYLGCQRDVLNKDLMQQNDIAYVLNASNTCPKPDFIPESHFLRVPVNDSFCEKILPWLDRSVEFIEKAKASNARVLVHCLAGISRSATIAIAYIMKRMDMSLDEAYRFVKEKRPTISPNFNFLGQLLDFEKKIKSPHGTETKLRSLHHQEPSCEVPAPPEVLEAPACPEAPVGPGLSQLEPLTLPCVLADAPEERLLAQALSGLQLPDEPEDNTRLKRSFSLDIKSYGESGGSAAHRVFVPHGGSGDAAEYYKPSGFKESTSKPCQFSPVEEVSEQSTPEHSPDKEEANGPERVAPPASNSFTKPPPAAPSCSHELHRSGSMEENTTSFLFGLSRSQQHLAKPGSGGALKGWHSDILLGPVTVSTSSLAGGWYLSSDSARFYSTSILSSGGGFTAYGCGHGLEAVRRRSRQRTGDRGDSRRSWHEESSFEKQLKRRSCQMEFGDGITDSRSREDMGKVGSQSSFSGSMEVIEVS